The following proteins come from a genomic window of Triticum aestivum cultivar Chinese Spring chromosome 6A, IWGSC CS RefSeq v2.1, whole genome shotgun sequence:
- the LOC123130643 gene encoding uncharacterized protein — MAARAMRIIGLQPPRPLTNTPTCSSVQSGLLKKVDSILDNTQPPPSGAHHAQVVRRCHLRPFNYVALRRSSPSETTTSTKTPSHAQCAVRHNTRSSCKTATNIQRLACPYSIDGLHWSLEPVQVLVVILYLQLRVSNNAANRKGPVKFNLFCFPKFSLLIF; from the exons ATGGCTGCCCGAGCTATGAGAATAATCGGCCTCCAACCGCCTCGGCCGCTCACCAACACGCCCACCTGCAGTTCAG TTCAATCTGGTTTGTTGAAGAAGGTCGACTCTATCCTAGACAACACACAGCCTCCTCCCAGTGGGGCCCATCACGCTCAGGTCGTTCGTCGCTGCCACCTCCGGCCGTTCAACTATGTAGCACTAAGACGTTCATCGCCATCAGAAACAACGACGAGCACGAAGACACCCTCTCATGCTCAGTGCGCTGTCCGGCATAACACAAGAAGTTCATGTAAAACAGCTACGAACATTCAG AGATTAGCTTGCCCCTACTCCATCGATGGCCTACACTGGTCGCTAGAACCCGTCCAGGTGCTGGTCGTCATCCTCTATCTTCAATTACGAGTCAGCAACAATGCTGCGAATAGAAAG GGCCCTGTGAAGTTCAATTTGTTTTGCTTTCCGAAGTTCAGTTTGTTGATTTTCTGA